In one Nicotiana sylvestris chromosome 8, ASM39365v2, whole genome shotgun sequence genomic region, the following are encoded:
- the LOC104234617 gene encoding protein INAPERTURATE POLLEN1: MFKAIALFGFKKSSKPFKEYYSKWFKTLKNVHLPQLRHAMSSSSTAGPILLASHVEVMHRHILNYYEALDLAAANDVAQVLFPDWRNPLEKPFLLLGDLHPYLFINLLRSFLGDDSESEFESEFNPEIFDKQLNWHVVMAWKSPSKKLTTRVDQIECGLRLMVPALVARARDAQAAFVEKVAGEWGRFEGKKEEMKGVVVEAAAAEMEELVGVFVDANRLRRSVLSDILSVTDVYQAAVFLEGLAQFLVGLRNRELVRQFEKCSLELQLIAEVSA; encoded by the exons ATGTTCAAAGCCATAG CTCTTTTTGGGTTCAAGAAATCGTCAAAACCATTCAAAGAATATTACAGTAAATGGTTCAAGACGCTCAAGAACGTTCACCTCCCTCAGCTCCGTCACGccatgtcatcatcttccacGGCGGGCCCCATTCTCTTAGCTTCCCACGTTGAGGTCATGCACCGTCACATCCTTAATTACTATGAAGCCCTCGACCTCGCCGCCGCAAACGACGTCGCTCAGGTCCTTTTTCCCGACTGGCGTAACCCTTTAGAGAAACCATTCCTCTTGCTCGGTGACCTTCACCCTTATCTCTTCATAAATCTCCTCCGTTCATTTCTTGGTGATGACTCGGAATCCGAATTCGAATCCGAATTTAACCCGGAAATATTCGACAAACAGCTTAATTGGCACGTGGTAATGGCATGGAAGAGCCCGAGTAAGAAATTGACGACGAGGGTCGATCAGATAGAGTGTGGTTTAAGGCTAATGGTACCTGCACTGGTGGCGCGTGCGAGAGACGCGCAGGCGGCGTTTGTAGAGAAAGTGGCGGGTGAATGGGGGAGGTTTGAAGGGAAAAAAGAGGAGATGAAAGGGGTTGTGGTGGAAGCTGCGGCGGCGGAGATGGAGGAGTTAGTGGGTGTTTTTGTGGACGCGAATAGGCTGCGGAGGAGCGTGCTTTCCGATATACTGAGTGTGACGGACGTTTATCAGGCGGCGGTTTTTCTTGAAGGGTTagctcaattccttgttgggttacGGAATCGTGAATTAGTCCGTCAATTTGAGAAGTGTTCTTTGGAATTACAGTTGATTGCTGAAGTCAGTGCATAG